In Jejubacter calystegiae, the following are encoded in one genomic region:
- the uspC gene encoding universal stress protein UspC, translating to MSWRHLLVAVAATPESDRLVEKAVELARPSGAQITLLTVTADPELYNQMAAPMLGSLRELLREESQMFLDGLCQRAGYPIAKTLIASGELSEYLRHLCQHSDIDLIIYGNHNQNLFGKALCSARSVVATSCVDVLLVALN from the coding sequence ATGAGCTGGCGTCATCTTCTGGTCGCCGTGGCGGCGACCCCGGAAAGCGATCGACTGGTGGAAAAAGCGGTCGAACTGGCGCGCCCGTCGGGGGCGCAGATTACGCTGTTAACGGTCACGGCGGATCCGGAACTCTATAATCAGATGGCGGCGCCAATGCTCGGTAGCCTGCGGGAACTGCTGCGCGAAGAGAGCCAGATGTTTCTGGATGGATTATGCCAACGAGCGGGGTATCCCATTGCGAAGACGCTTATCGCCAGCGGCGAACTCAGCGAATATCTGCGCCATCTGTGTCAGCACAGCGATATCGATCTTATTATCTACGGCAACCATAATCAGAATCTCTTCGGCAAGGCGCTCTGTTCGGCCCGTTCGGTGGTGGCGACCAGCTGCGTGGATGTGCTGCTGGTCGCGCTGAACTAG
- the otsA gene encoding alpha,alpha-trehalose-phosphate synthase codes for MSRLVVVSNRIATPDDRKCSAGGLAVGILGALKSSGGLWFGWSGETGDEEAPLQQETSGNITWASFHLSEQHYEQYYCQFSNAVLWPAFHYRLDLVKFQREAWQGYLEVNGILAEKLRPLVEPDDTLWVHDYHLLPFASELRQRGVDNRIGFFLHIPFPTPEIFNALPPHTELLQRMCDYDLLGFQTEGDRLAFLESVASQTRLTHVGSHQHSAWGRSFRTAVYPIGIEPDEIAEQAAEPLPPRLVELKQELGNIRNIFSVERLDYSKGLPERFQAFEALLENYPQHRGNIRYTQIAPTSRGDVQAYQDIRHQLETEAGRINGKYGQLGWTPLYYLNQHFERRLLMKVFRHADVGLVTPLRDGMNLVAKEYVAAQDPENPGVLVLSEFAGAAQELTSALIVNPYDRDDVASAMHRALTMPLAERLARHGEMLEVVKSNDINHWQRSFVRDLKAVIPRSQLRIRRPDAITAMAGVKR; via the coding sequence ATGAGTCGTTTAGTCGTAGTCTCTAACCGTATCGCAACGCCGGATGACAGAAAGTGCAGCGCTGGCGGGCTGGCTGTAGGCATTCTCGGTGCGTTGAAATCATCGGGAGGTCTCTGGTTTGGCTGGAGTGGTGAAACCGGCGATGAAGAGGCGCCGCTACAGCAGGAGACCAGCGGTAATATTACCTGGGCCTCGTTTCATCTGAGCGAGCAGCATTACGAACAGTATTACTGTCAGTTTTCCAATGCAGTACTGTGGCCCGCATTCCACTACCGGCTCGATCTGGTCAAGTTTCAGCGTGAGGCCTGGCAGGGCTACCTGGAGGTTAACGGCATCCTGGCGGAAAAGCTGCGTCCGCTGGTGGAGCCCGATGATACCCTGTGGGTGCATGACTACCATCTGCTGCCTTTCGCCAGCGAACTGCGCCAGCGCGGCGTGGACAACCGCATCGGCTTCTTTTTGCATATACCTTTCCCGACGCCGGAGATCTTTAACGCGCTGCCGCCCCATACCGAACTGCTACAGCGTATGTGTGATTACGATCTGCTGGGCTTTCAGACCGAAGGGGACCGGCTGGCGTTCCTTGAAAGCGTCGCCAGCCAGACCCGGCTGACTCATGTTGGCTCGCATCAGCACAGCGCCTGGGGCCGCTCGTTCCGTACTGCGGTTTATCCCATCGGCATTGAGCCGGATGAGATCGCCGAACAGGCGGCGGAACCGCTGCCGCCCAGGCTGGTGGAGCTTAAGCAGGAGCTGGGTAACATCCGCAATATCTTTTCGGTAGAGCGTCTGGACTACTCCAAAGGATTGCCGGAACGCTTCCAGGCCTTTGAGGCGCTGCTGGAAAACTACCCGCAGCACCGGGGCAATATCCGCTATACCCAGATAGCGCCCACCTCGCGCGGCGATGTTCAGGCCTATCAGGATATTCGTCACCAACTGGAGACCGAGGCTGGGCGGATTAACGGCAAGTACGGACAACTGGGCTGGACGCCGCTCTATTACCTGAACCAGCACTTTGAACGACGTCTGTTGATGAAGGTGTTCCGCCACGCCGATGTGGGGCTGGTGACGCCGCTGCGCGACGGTATGAACCTGGTGGCTAAGGAGTACGTCGCGGCGCAGGATCCGGAAAACCCCGGGGTGCTGGTGCTCTCTGAGTTTGCCGGCGCCGCTCAGGAGTTAACCTCGGCGCTAATCGTCAATCCTTACGACAGGGACGATGTCGCCAGCGCGATGCACCGGGCGCTAACCATGCCGCTGGCCGAACGCCTGGCGCGCCACGGCGAGATGCTGGAAGTGGTGAAGTCTAATGATATCAACCACTGGCAGCGCAGTTTTGTGCGGGACCTAAAGGCGGTTATTCCCCGTAGTCAGCTACGGATACGGCGACCGGACGCCATCACGGCGATGGCGGGGGTTAAACGCTAG
- the otsB gene encoding trehalose-phosphatase yields MTDDSSVPPLIPGHFGFFFDLDGTLAEIQPRPEQVFIPEPVRQLLGQLAELTQGAVALISGRSIVELDELAAPLRLPLAGVHGAERRDIHGKTHRFELAPALVARLQESLTHGLSPLEDTWLENKGAAFALHYRQAPQHAAAVMALAQGVVAQHPALVLQPGKCVVEIKAQAVNKGAAIEAFMSESPFNGRRPLFVGDDLTDESGFDVVNRLHGISIKVGEGETRAQLRLSGVGEVHRWLAQVVSQNGQQNDNFTMRRSGHESFSRSL; encoded by the coding sequence GTGACTGACGATTCATCTGTACCGCCCCTCATTCCTGGCCATTTCGGCTTTTTCTTCGATTTAGACGGTACCCTGGCAGAGATTCAGCCGCGCCCGGAGCAGGTCTTTATTCCGGAGCCAGTTCGCCAGCTGTTGGGGCAGTTGGCAGAATTGACACAGGGGGCTGTGGCATTGATTTCAGGGCGCTCCATAGTCGAGCTGGATGAGCTGGCTGCTCCGCTGCGTTTACCGCTGGCGGGCGTGCATGGCGCAGAACGCCGTGATATCCATGGTAAGACCCACCGTTTCGAACTCGCACCCGCACTGGTCGCGAGACTACAGGAAAGCCTGACCCACGGGCTTTCCCCCCTTGAGGATACCTGGCTTGAAAACAAAGGCGCGGCTTTTGCGCTGCACTATCGCCAGGCGCCTCAGCATGCCGCAGCCGTGATGGCGCTGGCCCAGGGGGTAGTGGCTCAGCATCCGGCGCTGGTGCTTCAGCCCGGCAAGTGTGTGGTAGAGATTAAAGCGCAGGCGGTCAATAAAGGCGCGGCTATCGAGGCCTTTATGAGCGAATCGCCGTTTAACGGCCGCAGACCGCTGTTTGTTGGCGATGATTTAACCGATGAAAGCGGGTTCGATGTCGTCAACCGGCTGCATGGGATAAGTATTAAAGTCGGGGAGGGAGAAACCCGGGCGCAGCTTCGTCTGTCCGGCGTGGGCGAGGTGCATCGCTGGCTGGCGCAGGTTGTCAGCCAGAACGGGCAGCAAAACGATAATTTCACCATGAGGAGGTCAGGTCATGAGTCGTTTAGTCGTAGTCTCTAA
- a CDS encoding alcohol dehydrogenase catalytic domain-containing protein translates to MQNLPKEIKRLVNHGPKDYRLERAPLPEPGSNELLVKVGACGICASDVHCHHGAPMYWGSDSQPAWVKTPVVVGHEFYGTVVGYGPGALEHFNVKVGERVIAEQIVPCNKCRFCQDGKYWMCEKHDIYGFQREDADGGMADYMIFKPNSRVHRIPDSLTHEECALIEPFACAVHAVNRATIEFNDVVVLAGAGPLGLGMIQATRLKNPKLFIVLDTVPARLELARKLGADLVINPLEEDAISKVKQLTDGYGCDVYIEATGNPAGVKQGLQMIRKLGRYVEFSVFGEETTVDWSIIGDRKELEVRGSHLGPHCYETVINFFARKLFTAEGVVTHTLPLEQWEQGFAMAASGESIKVLLVP, encoded by the coding sequence ATGCAAAACTTACCCAAAGAGATTAAACGTCTGGTGAATCATGGCCCGAAAGATTATCGCCTGGAGCGGGCGCCGCTGCCGGAGCCGGGTTCCAACGAACTGTTGGTTAAGGTGGGCGCCTGCGGCATCTGCGCGTCCGATGTGCACTGCCACCACGGCGCGCCCATGTACTGGGGCAGCGACAGCCAGCCCGCCTGGGTCAAAACGCCGGTGGTGGTGGGACATGAATTCTATGGCACCGTGGTGGGTTACGGTCCCGGAGCGCTGGAACACTTTAACGTCAAAGTGGGGGAGCGGGTGATCGCCGAGCAGATCGTGCCCTGCAACAAGTGCCGCTTCTGTCAGGATGGCAAATACTGGATGTGCGAAAAGCACGACATCTACGGCTTCCAGCGCGAAGACGCCGATGGCGGTATGGCGGATTACATGATCTTTAAGCCCAACAGCCGGGTGCACCGTATCCCCGACAGTCTGACCCACGAGGAGTGCGCGCTGATCGAACCTTTCGCCTGCGCGGTGCATGCGGTAAACCGCGCCACCATCGAATTTAATGATGTGGTGGTGCTGGCTGGCGCCGGACCGCTGGGGCTGGGGATGATCCAGGCAACGCGCCTGAAAAACCCTAAACTGTTTATCGTACTGGATACGGTACCGGCACGGCTGGAGCTGGCACGTAAGCTGGGGGCCGATCTGGTGATTAACCCGCTGGAAGAGGATGCCATCAGTAAAGTGAAGCAACTGACCGACGGCTACGGCTGCGATGTGTATATCGAAGCGACCGGTAACCCGGCAGGGGTAAAGCAGGGGCTGCAGATGATCCGCAAGCTCGGGCGCTATGTGGAATTCAGCGTTTTTGGCGAAGAGACCACGGTGGACTGGTCGATCATCGGGGATCGTAAAGAGCTGGAAGTGCGCGGTTCGCACCTTGGTCCCCATTGCTATGAAACGGTGATCAACTTTTTTGCCCGCAAGCTGTTTACGGCCGAAGGGGTGGTCACCCATACCCTGCCGCTGGAACAGTGGGAGCAGGGATTTGCCATGGCGGCCAGCGGCGAATCCATCAAAGTACTGCTGGTGCCTTAA
- a CDS encoding ABC transporter permease produces MSTLPQSQGVQGTRPATRSRLDRCLHHPAFLPFIGFIVLFVLMIFINDNFLTANNLTNVARQVSINAIIAVGMTCAILSGGIDLSVGPVMALSGTVAAGLMVAGVPVPLAMLAGLAVGAAFGAINGSCIAWLRMPPIIVTLATMGIARGLGLIYTGGYPISGLPDAFSWLGRGTLFGIQVPILVMLLVYLLAWLVLNHMPFGRHLYSVGGNVEAARLSGIQVPRVRLLVYVISGFTAALAGLVLSSRLMSGQPNAGEGFELDAIAAVVLGGAAIAGGRGAIIGTLVGAMMLGVLNNGLNLMGVSPYVQNVIKGAIILAAIWMSSMKRR; encoded by the coding sequence ATGAGTACGCTTCCACAGTCTCAGGGCGTTCAGGGAACGCGGCCTGCGACGCGCAGTCGGCTGGACCGCTGCCTTCATCATCCGGCATTTCTGCCGTTCATCGGCTTTATTGTGCTGTTTGTGCTGATGATCTTTATTAACGATAACTTTCTGACCGCCAATAACCTGACCAACGTGGCGCGCCAGGTGTCGATCAACGCCATTATCGCCGTGGGGATGACCTGCGCCATTCTGAGCGGCGGTATCGATCTGTCGGTGGGGCCGGTGATGGCGCTTTCCGGCACCGTTGCCGCCGGGCTGATGGTGGCTGGCGTGCCGGTGCCGCTGGCGATGCTGGCCGGTCTGGCGGTGGGCGCCGCTTTTGGCGCCATTAACGGCAGCTGTATCGCCTGGCTGCGGATGCCGCCGATTATCGTCACCCTGGCGACCATGGGCATCGCCCGCGGCCTGGGGCTGATTTACACCGGCGGCTACCCGATTTCTGGTCTGCCGGACGCCTTCTCCTGGCTGGGGCGCGGCACGCTGTTTGGGATCCAGGTACCGATTCTGGTGATGCTGCTGGTCTATCTGCTGGCCTGGTTAGTCCTTAATCATATGCCCTTTGGTCGCCATCTCTATTCGGTGGGCGGTAACGTCGAGGCGGCGCGCCTGAGCGGTATTCAGGTACCGCGAGTGCGGCTGCTGGTTTACGTGATTAGCGGTTTTACCGCGGCGCTGGCCGGACTGGTGCTCAGCTCGCGCCTGATGAGCGGACAACCCAACGCCGGTGAAGGTTTCGAACTGGACGCCATCGCCGCCGTGGTGCTGGGCGGTGCCGCCATCGCCGGGGGCAGGGGAGCGATTATCGGTACCCTGGTCGGGGCGATGATGCTGGGGGTACTCAATAACGGCCTCAATCTGATGGGAGTCTCCCCCTACGTTCAGAATGTGATTAAAGGTGCCATCATCCTTGCCGCTATCTGGATGAGCTCGATGAAGCGACGCTAA